The Micromonospora sp. M71_S20 genome has a window encoding:
- a CDS encoding carbohydrate ABC transporter permease gives MSQTDTTVGGVEAPPTRDRSRPYWTSRRRDQLTGYLFIAPQLLGSAVFVILPLILVVWYSLHEWNVLAGTFEFVGSENYANLADDTNLGSVLRATGLFSVGLVVFNLGLALLLAVLLNQKLRGTIVFRTLFFSPVVVSLVAWTIVWGFLLQDNGGVNGLLDTVGVDGPNWLRGEGTAMFSVVVVQVFKNVGLNMVLFLAALQGVPAELYEAAEVDGASRLRQFWRITVPMISPTILLTSIITVVGSLQVFAQIAVLTQGGPGTSTTVLVYYLYQQAFQFHHFGYGATLSIVLFVIVLALTVLQWQMRKRWVHHES, from the coding sequence ATGTCCCAGACGGACACGACGGTGGGCGGGGTCGAGGCCCCGCCCACCCGGGACCGGTCGCGGCCGTACTGGACCAGCCGCCGCCGCGACCAGCTCACCGGTTACCTGTTCATCGCTCCCCAACTGCTCGGCAGCGCCGTCTTCGTGATCCTGCCGCTGATCCTGGTGGTCTGGTACAGCCTGCACGAGTGGAACGTGCTGGCCGGCACGTTCGAGTTCGTCGGCTCCGAGAACTACGCGAACCTCGCCGACGACACCAACCTCGGCTCGGTGCTGCGGGCCACCGGCCTCTTCTCGGTCGGGCTGGTGGTGTTCAACCTCGGCCTGGCCCTGCTGCTCGCCGTACTGCTCAACCAGAAGCTGCGCGGGACGATCGTGTTCCGCACCCTGTTCTTCTCCCCCGTGGTCGTCTCGCTGGTCGCCTGGACCATCGTGTGGGGGTTCCTGCTGCAGGACAACGGCGGCGTGAACGGTCTGCTCGACACGGTCGGCGTGGACGGGCCGAACTGGCTGCGCGGTGAGGGCACCGCCATGTTCTCGGTCGTCGTGGTGCAGGTGTTCAAGAACGTCGGCCTCAACATGGTGCTCTTCCTGGCCGCGCTCCAGGGCGTGCCGGCCGAGCTGTACGAGGCCGCCGAGGTGGACGGGGCGAGCCGGCTGCGCCAGTTCTGGCGGATCACCGTACCGATGATCAGCCCGACCATCCTGCTCACGTCGATCATCACGGTGGTCGGTTCGTTGCAGGTCTTCGCGCAGATCGCGGTGCTCACCCAGGGCGGCCCCGGCACCTCCACCACGGTGCTCGTCTACTACCTGTACCAGCAGGCGTTCCAGTTCCACCACTTCGGTTACGGCGCCACCCTGTCGATCGTCCTGTTCGTCATCGTGCTCGCGCTCACCGTGCTCCAGTGGCAGATGCGTAAGAGGTGGGTCCACCATGAGTCGTGA
- a CDS encoding carbohydrate ABC transporter permease, whose amino-acid sequence MSRELSRRTKLVLYGVLMVLAVPFVFPTWWMVTSSLKPVADIFAFPPKLLPVDAELDAYRRVFELQPFGQQYLNSLYIALVVTVGTLAVAALAGYAFARIRFRGQNVLFLVILAGLLIPSEVTIVPLFQMFFKLGLVDTHWPLILVPILGAPSVLATFIMRQFFISFPGELEEAARVDGLGRFATFWKIALPLSRPALGAVAIFTFLHSWNLYLEPIVFLSSPEKFTLPQALTQFVDAYGGPMWNVQLAAASMTALPVLVVFVIAQKQFVEGLAHTGLKG is encoded by the coding sequence ATGAGTCGTGAGCTGTCGCGCCGGACCAAGCTGGTGCTCTACGGGGTGCTGATGGTCCTGGCGGTCCCGTTCGTCTTCCCGACCTGGTGGATGGTCACCTCGTCGCTGAAGCCGGTGGCGGACATCTTCGCCTTCCCGCCGAAACTGCTGCCGGTCGACGCGGAGCTGGACGCGTACCGGCGGGTGTTCGAGTTGCAGCCGTTCGGCCAGCAGTACCTGAACAGCCTCTACATCGCGCTGGTGGTCACCGTCGGCACCCTGGCCGTGGCGGCGCTGGCCGGGTACGCCTTCGCCCGGATCCGCTTCCGTGGCCAGAACGTGCTCTTCCTGGTGATCCTCGCCGGCCTGCTCATCCCGAGCGAGGTGACGATCGTGCCGCTGTTCCAGATGTTCTTCAAGCTGGGCCTGGTCGACACCCACTGGCCACTGATCCTGGTGCCGATCCTCGGCGCGCCGAGCGTGCTGGCGACCTTCATCATGCGGCAGTTCTTCATCAGCTTCCCCGGCGAACTGGAGGAGGCGGCCCGGGTGGACGGGCTGGGTCGGTTCGCCACCTTCTGGAAGATCGCCCTGCCGCTGTCCCGGCCCGCGCTGGGCGCGGTCGCCATCTTCACCTTCCTGCACAGCTGGAACCTCTACCTGGAACCGATCGTGTTCCTCTCCTCGCCGGAGAAGTTCACCCTGCCGCAGGCGCTCACCCAGTTCGTCGACGCCTACGGCGGCCCGATGTGGAACGTCCAGCTCGCCGCGGCGTCGATGACCGCGCTGCCGGTCCTGGTGGTCTTCGTCATCGCGCAGAAGCAGTTCGTCGAGGGCCTGGCGCACACCGGGCTCAAGGGATGA
- a CDS encoding ROK family protein, which yields MPVPLVGLDIGGTKTAAALVGPDGAVLGRRLAPTPAASGPAAVLDTAARLARELLDPGGAGPVGVGTAGTVDPATGTIRYATDSLPGWSGTPVADELAERLARPVRVTNDVNAAALGESWVGAGRDRRDLLLVAVGTGLGGAMLQHGRIATGARGGAGEVGHLPAPGAERLRCGCGRYGHLEGVASGTGLSAAYALGTGLRITGRAVADRAAAGEPTAREVVDRAATALGRALAGLVALLDPQAVVLAGGAADALLPGARAAFTAELPAAWADVPLLAAALGADAVVVGAARLAGHHPGHGRLVGDSPAVVTDERTRA from the coding sequence GTGCCGGTGCCCCTGGTGGGCCTCGACATCGGCGGCACCAAGACGGCGGCGGCGCTGGTCGGACCCGACGGGGCGGTGCTCGGGCGTCGCCTGGCACCCACCCCTGCCGCGTCGGGGCCGGCCGCCGTGCTGGACACCGCCGCGCGGCTCGCCCGGGAACTGCTCGACCCGGGCGGCGCCGGCCCGGTCGGCGTGGGCACCGCCGGCACGGTCGATCCGGCCACCGGCACCATCCGGTACGCCACCGACAGCCTGCCCGGCTGGTCCGGCACGCCGGTCGCCGACGAGTTGGCCGAGCGGCTGGCCCGACCGGTCCGGGTCACCAACGACGTGAACGCCGCCGCGCTCGGCGAGAGCTGGGTCGGCGCGGGCCGGGACCGGCGGGACCTGCTGCTGGTCGCGGTCGGCACGGGCCTGGGCGGCGCGATGCTCCAGCACGGCCGGATCGCCACGGGCGCCCGGGGCGGGGCCGGCGAGGTCGGGCACCTCCCGGCTCCCGGCGCCGAGCGGTTGCGCTGCGGATGCGGCCGGTACGGGCACCTGGAGGGCGTCGCCTCGGGCACGGGACTGTCCGCCGCGTACGCCCTCGGGACCGGCCTGCGGATCACCGGACGGGCCGTGGCCGACCGGGCGGCGGCCGGCGAACCGACCGCCCGGGAGGTGGTGGACCGTGCCGCCACGGCCCTCGGCCGGGCGCTCGCGGGGCTGGTCGCCCTGCTCGACCCGCAGGCGGTGGTGCTCGCGGGCGGGGCGGCCGACGCCCTGCTCCCCGGCGCCCGCGCCGCCTTCACCGCCGAACTGCCCGCGGCCTGGGCGGACGTGCCCCTGCTCGCCGCGGCGCTCGGCGCCGACGCGGTCGTCGTGGGCGCCGCCCGGCTGGCGGGCCACCACCCGGGCCACGGCCGGCTGGTGGGCGACAGCCCCGCCGTGGTCACCGACGAGAGGACGAGAGCGTGA
- a CDS encoding N-acetylmannosamine-6-phosphate 2-epimerase — protein MNVFDELAGGLVVSCQPVLDDPDDPMRDPYVQARVAAAVVRGGAVAVRANGTADVRAIRAAVDVPVIGLHKQGVDGVFITPTAAHALDVAAAGAHIVAVDATDRPRPDGRSFADTVRAVRERTDALILADVSTLEEGVAAVRDGADAVATTLSGYTPASPPTDGPDLTLLARLAGVLSVPVIAEGRYRSAEQIGQAFAAGAHSVVMGNAVTSPLWITRRLVPATPAGARLI, from the coding sequence GTGAACGTGTTCGACGAGCTGGCCGGCGGCCTCGTGGTCTCCTGCCAGCCGGTGCTCGACGATCCCGACGACCCGATGCGCGACCCGTACGTCCAGGCCCGGGTGGCCGCGGCGGTGGTACGGGGCGGCGCGGTGGCCGTCCGGGCCAACGGCACCGCCGACGTCCGCGCGATCCGCGCCGCCGTCGACGTGCCGGTCATCGGGTTGCACAAGCAGGGCGTCGACGGGGTGTTCATCACCCCCACGGCGGCGCACGCGCTCGACGTCGCCGCTGCCGGCGCGCACATCGTCGCCGTCGACGCCACCGACCGTCCCCGCCCGGACGGGCGCAGCTTCGCCGACACCGTCCGGGCGGTCCGGGAACGGACCGACGCGCTGATCCTCGCCGACGTCTCCACCCTCGAGGAGGGCGTGGCCGCCGTGCGGGACGGTGCGGACGCCGTCGCGACCACCCTCTCCGGCTACACCCCGGCCAGCCCGCCGACCGACGGACCGGACCTGACGCTGCTGGCCCGGCTCGCCGGCGTGCTGTCCGTGCCGGTGATCGCCGAGGGCCGCTACCGCAGCGCCGAGCAGATCGGGCAGGCGTTCGCGGCGGGCGCCCACTCGGTGGTGATGGGCAACGCGGTCACCTCGCCGCTGTGGATCACCCGTCGCCTGGTGCCGGCCACCCCGGCGGGGGCCCGGCTCATCTGA
- a CDS encoding nuclear transport factor 2 family protein, which translates to MTKENKGIVQHALAGLVETGDVDTLASFLSDEFIHHRPDSTTSTKAEWLAAVRAALGPTAGMRVEILHLLADGDHVVVHSRRGLPDAGPEIVVVDVLRIADGFIAEAWEIIEPVAHAAANGRWWESAHR; encoded by the coding sequence ATGACCAAGGAGAACAAGGGCATCGTCCAACATGCGCTGGCGGGGCTGGTCGAGACGGGCGACGTCGATACGCTCGCCTCGTTCCTCAGCGACGAGTTCATCCACCACCGGCCGGATTCGACAACCTCGACCAAGGCGGAATGGCTCGCCGCCGTCCGCGCCGCGCTGGGCCCGACCGCCGGCATGCGGGTCGAAATCCTTCACCTGCTGGCCGACGGCGATCACGTCGTGGTGCACTCGCGACGCGGGCTACCCGACGCGGGACCGGAGATCGTGGTCGTCGACGTCTTGCGTATCGCCGACGGGTTCATCGCGGAGGCATGGGAGATCATCGAACCGGTGGCCCACGCCGCCGCCAATGGGCGGTGGTGGGAGTCTGCTCATCGTTGA
- a CDS encoding helix-turn-helix domain-containing protein, with product MNSHFMAPGATMSTLMIVSTVGELLRQWRRRRGLSQLHLAIAADVSARHVSLVETGKSRPSADMILRLADQLHVPLRDRNRLLLAAGFAPRYAERPLDGTALSAALEAVRRVLQAHEPYPALVFDRRWNIVMTNRAVDPFFAQVAPDLLRPPVNLVRLGLDPRGLAPLVVNLADVRAVFRNRISRQLATAPDAELTALYDELLNPLPEEPTGQRVDGDVVIPMILRIGGRELRLFSTITTFGTPMDITIDEIAIESYYPADPQSAAYFTG from the coding sequence ATGAACTCGCACTTCATGGCGCCCGGCGCGACGATGAGTACGCTCATGATCGTGTCTACGGTCGGGGAACTCCTGCGGCAGTGGCGGCGGCGCCGGGGACTCAGCCAACTCCACCTGGCGATCGCCGCGGATGTCTCGGCTCGTCACGTCAGCCTGGTCGAGACCGGCAAGTCCAGGCCGAGCGCGGACATGATCCTCCGGCTTGCCGATCAGCTCCATGTGCCGCTGCGTGATCGCAATCGGCTGTTGCTCGCCGCCGGCTTCGCCCCCCGGTACGCGGAGCGCCCGCTCGACGGCACCGCTCTGTCGGCTGCCCTCGAAGCGGTCCGCAGGGTGCTCCAGGCGCATGAGCCGTATCCGGCGCTGGTCTTCGACCGCCGGTGGAACATCGTGATGACCAACCGCGCGGTCGACCCGTTCTTCGCGCAGGTCGCTCCCGATCTGTTGCGGCCACCGGTGAACCTCGTTCGCCTGGGCCTGGACCCGCGCGGGCTCGCTCCCCTGGTCGTCAACCTGGCAGACGTGCGTGCGGTGTTCCGCAACCGGATCTCGCGCCAGCTCGCCACCGCTCCCGACGCGGAACTCACCGCACTCTACGACGAACTGCTGAACCCTCTGCCCGAAGAACCGACGGGCCAGCGGGTCGACGGCGACGTGGTGATCCCGATGATCCTCCGGATCGGCGGACGAGAGCTGCGGCTGTTCTCGACCATCACCACCTTCGGCACTCCGATGGACATCACGATCGACGAAATCGCGATCGAGTCCTACTACCCGGCAGACCCGCAGAGCGCCGCCTACTTCACGGGGTAG
- a CDS encoding diacylglycerol kinase family protein has product MSTSSVVGDEPATAVRVGTVAVVAHRRKTLGGGLDELRAELADAGVEDLVWYEVPKSRRAPKKVRKALKKGAELVFVWGGDGMVQRCADTLAGSGIPMAIMPAGTANLFAANLGVPEDLPEAVRIGLHGRRRALDLGRINGEHFAVMAGAGFDGDLIREADRTLKGKLGRLAYMWTGLRHVRGELVRTRITVDGADWFDGDASCVLFGNVGTITGGIPAFDDARPDDGCLEVGVSTADGAVDWARTLGRMAAGRSEESPFVRITRGRRIKVRLAAPRTCELDGGARGEVTRLKVRVVPGALTVCCPEPVS; this is encoded by the coding sequence ATGAGCACGAGCAGCGTGGTGGGCGACGAGCCGGCGACCGCCGTCCGGGTGGGCACGGTCGCGGTCGTCGCCCACCGGAGGAAGACCCTCGGCGGCGGCCTCGACGAACTGCGCGCGGAGCTGGCGGACGCGGGCGTCGAGGACCTCGTCTGGTACGAGGTGCCGAAGAGCCGCAGGGCGCCGAAGAAGGTCCGTAAGGCGCTGAAGAAGGGTGCCGAGCTGGTCTTCGTGTGGGGCGGCGACGGCATGGTGCAGCGCTGCGCCGACACCCTCGCCGGCTCCGGCATCCCGATGGCGATCATGCCCGCCGGCACCGCCAACCTCTTCGCCGCCAACCTGGGCGTCCCGGAGGACCTTCCCGAGGCCGTCCGCATCGGCCTGCACGGCCGGCGCCGCGCCCTCGACCTGGGCAGGATCAACGGCGAGCACTTCGCCGTGATGGCCGGTGCCGGCTTCGACGGCGACCTGATCCGCGAGGCGGACCGCACGCTCAAGGGCAAGCTCGGGCGCCTGGCCTACATGTGGACGGGGCTGCGGCACGTCCGCGGCGAACTGGTCCGCACGCGGATCACGGTCGACGGCGCGGACTGGTTCGACGGCGACGCGAGCTGCGTGCTGTTCGGCAACGTCGGCACGATCACCGGTGGCATCCCGGCGTTCGACGACGCCCGCCCCGACGACGGCTGCCTGGAAGTCGGCGTGTCCACCGCCGACGGCGCGGTGGACTGGGCGCGCACCCTCGGCCGGATGGCGGCCGGCCGCTCGGAGGAGTCGCCGTTCGTGCGGATCACCCGGGGCCGCAGGATCAAGGTCCGGCTCGCCGCGCCGCGCACGTGTGAGCTGGACGGCGGTGCGCGCGGGGAGGTCACCAGGCTCAAGGTGCGGGTGGTGCCCGGCGCGTTGACGGTCTGCTGCCCCGAACCCGTCTCCTGA
- a CDS encoding methyltransferase domain-containing protein, producing MPTDIRDTEYTFDNGSPEAVPQLRALESFLDPITAARIGAPVLAPGAVCWEIGAGGGSVARSMAEAVGPAGRVLATDIDVARLAPAANLDVRRHDVRSEPPPGDAFDLIHARLVLLHLPERRRVLASLTGALAPGGWLVVEEFDCTAPLRVLTAPSDDAAKLFAHVTDAMLGVLQSNGADLAWAQDVHGHLASAGLVEVDTVTHSQSWPGGSLGASLYETNSRQLEPELIEAGVSPGQLEAFRRLLRDPGFVVMSYQFVSTRGRRPARR from the coding sequence ATGCCGACAGACATCCGTGACACCGAGTACACCTTCGACAACGGTTCCCCGGAGGCGGTGCCCCAGCTGCGGGCGCTGGAGTCCTTCCTGGATCCGATCACGGCGGCCCGGATCGGCGCCCCGGTGCTCGCCCCGGGCGCGGTGTGCTGGGAGATCGGCGCCGGCGGGGGCTCGGTCGCCCGGAGCATGGCCGAGGCGGTCGGCCCGGCGGGGCGCGTGCTGGCGACCGACATCGACGTCGCGCGCCTCGCCCCCGCGGCCAATCTCGACGTCCGTCGGCACGACGTGCGCAGCGAGCCGCCGCCCGGCGACGCCTTCGACCTCATCCACGCCCGGCTGGTGCTGCTCCACCTGCCGGAGCGGCGGCGCGTGCTGGCCTCGCTGACCGGCGCGCTGGCCCCGGGCGGGTGGCTGGTGGTCGAGGAGTTCGACTGCACCGCCCCGCTGCGCGTGCTGACCGCGCCGAGCGACGACGCGGCGAAGCTCTTCGCCCACGTGACGGACGCGATGCTCGGCGTCCTGCAGAGCAACGGCGCGGACCTGGCCTGGGCGCAGGACGTGCACGGGCACCTCGCGTCGGCGGGACTGGTCGAGGTCGACACGGTCACCCACTCGCAGAGCTGGCCCGGCGGCTCGCTCGGCGCCTCGCTCTACGAGACGAACTCCCGGCAGCTGGAGCCGGAGCTGATCGAGGCGGGGGTGTCCCCGGGGCAGTTGGAGGCGTTCCGCCGGCTCCTGCGCGATCCCGGGTTCGTCGTGATGTCGTACCAGTTCGTGTCGACCCGGGGGCGGCGTCCGGCCCGACGGTGA
- a CDS encoding ABC transporter ATP-binding protein, with product MLRTERLCAGYAGGIVLHEVTLDVAAGTVQAVVGRNGAGKSTLVHAVAGLVRPSGGRIEVDGVPVAGRQPHRIARCGVGLVPQGRRVFSRLTVAEHLALAAVPWRAATPGGEGWTVARILELLPRLAARLRHRGDQLSGGEQQMLAIARALLGQPRVLLLDEPCEGLALGLAARVRDLVGTLAGTGLAVLLVEQQLQHAVEIADRIAVLEYGRVVYDRPADEARAEPGRLAAMLSVAAVAELPAPRPVPGLRADPAHLTRSPSTGMSDDADRHP from the coding sequence ATGCTGCGGACGGAGCGGCTCTGCGCCGGCTACGCCGGCGGGATCGTGCTGCACGAGGTCACCCTCGACGTGGCGGCCGGCACCGTGCAGGCGGTGGTGGGCCGCAACGGGGCCGGCAAGAGCACCCTCGTGCACGCCGTCGCCGGGCTCGTGCGGCCCTCCGGGGGGCGGATCGAGGTCGACGGCGTGCCGGTCGCCGGCCGGCAGCCGCACCGGATCGCCCGGTGCGGGGTCGGTCTCGTCCCGCAGGGCCGGCGGGTCTTCTCCCGGTTGACCGTGGCCGAGCACCTCGCCCTGGCGGCGGTGCCGTGGCGCGCGGCGACACCCGGCGGCGAGGGGTGGACCGTCGCGCGGATCCTGGAGCTGCTGCCCCGGCTGGCGGCTCGGCTGCGCCACCGCGGCGACCAGCTCTCCGGCGGCGAGCAGCAGATGCTGGCGATCGCCCGGGCCCTGCTCGGCCAGCCCAGGGTGCTGCTGCTCGACGAGCCGTGCGAAGGGCTCGCCCTCGGCCTGGCCGCCCGGGTACGCGACCTCGTCGGCACCCTCGCCGGCACCGGGCTGGCCGTGCTCCTCGTCGAGCAGCAGCTCCAGCACGCCGTCGAGATCGCGGACCGGATCGCGGTGCTCGAGTACGGCCGGGTGGTCTACGACCGCCCGGCGGACGAGGCCCGGGCCGAACCGGGCCGGCTGGCGGCGATGCTCAGCGTCGCCGCCGTCGCGGAGCTGCCGGCTCCCCGACCGGTGCCCGGCCTCCGGGCCGATCCCGCGCACCTGACCCGATCACCTTCCACAGGGATGAGCGACGATGCCGACAGACATCCGTGA
- a CDS encoding ABC transporter ATP-binding protein, whose translation MTPLLSARGVTVRYGSLVALDGVDLRIDHGQRHALIGPNGAGKSTLLDVLGGATPAGGGRVLLAGRDVTRLGPAARARRGIGRIHQRPAVWSTLTATENVVVAALPHAVRPGRWRPGARRCAAERTAGAWLERMGLRELGATPAGQLAHGQRRQLEIAMALAGRPRLLLLDEPAAGLSVVEVGRLVEFLRTLPRAVAVLLVEHRLDLVYALCDQVTVLRDGRTVATGTPAEIRASGPVRQAYAEGVS comes from the coding sequence ATGACGCCGCTGCTGTCCGCCCGGGGCGTCACGGTCCGCTACGGGTCGCTGGTCGCGCTGGACGGGGTCGACCTGCGGATCGACCACGGGCAGCGGCACGCCCTGATCGGGCCCAACGGCGCCGGCAAGAGCACGTTGCTCGACGTGCTCGGCGGGGCGACCCCGGCGGGCGGCGGCCGGGTGCTCCTCGCCGGCCGGGACGTCACCCGGCTCGGCCCGGCCGCCCGGGCCCGGCGGGGCATCGGCCGGATCCACCAGCGTCCCGCCGTCTGGTCGACCCTGACCGCCACCGAGAACGTGGTGGTCGCCGCGCTGCCCCACGCGGTGCGGCCCGGCCGGTGGCGGCCGGGCGCGCGGCGGTGCGCCGCCGAGCGTACGGCGGGCGCGTGGTTGGAGCGGATGGGCCTGCGCGAGCTCGGCGCGACTCCCGCCGGTCAGCTCGCCCACGGACAGCGCCGGCAACTCGAGATCGCCATGGCGCTGGCCGGTCGCCCGCGGCTGCTGCTGCTCGACGAGCCGGCCGCCGGCCTGTCCGTCGTCGAGGTCGGCCGGCTGGTGGAGTTCCTGCGGACCCTGCCGCGCGCCGTCGCGGTGCTGCTGGTCGAGCACCGGCTGGACCTGGTGTACGCGCTCTGCGACCAGGTGACCGTGCTGCGGGACGGCCGGACGGTGGCCACCGGGACGCCGGCCGAGATCCGTGCCTCCGGTCCGGTCCGGCAGGCCTACGCGGAAGGGGTGTCGTGA
- a CDS encoding branched-chain amino acid ABC transporter permease — MRDEAVRALRRGVAVLVLAGLVLAPWAVDDYTVALLARTLALGLVGVSVALLTGVAGLPTLGQTAPYAAGAYASAVVGSRLSDVAVVHLVVAAAAGAALAAATVPLVVYARGVIVLMITLAIGELVVTVVGRWRSVTGGTDGLAGVPPVRPLWGLPVLATDRARYLYALAVVAVLVGAVLLILRTRVGLLLRAGRDDEARLRASGHRVSAHVAAVHVAAGAVAGAAGSLLVVAQQFVSPADFGFDTSALLLLGVVVGGVASVGGALVGTAIVIAARDWLFGVLPGHAPLVLGVAFVATVYLLPGDGRRPAGVRGRLLPGLPAEPPGAERPAPTGARA, encoded by the coding sequence GTGAGGGACGAGGCGGTACGCGCGCTGCGGCGCGGTGTCGCCGTCCTCGTCCTGGCCGGCCTGGTGCTGGCGCCGTGGGCGGTCGACGACTACACCGTGGCCCTGCTGGCCCGTACCCTCGCGCTGGGCCTGGTGGGGGTGAGCGTCGCCCTGCTCACCGGCGTCGCGGGGCTGCCCACCCTGGGGCAGACCGCGCCCTACGCGGCGGGCGCGTACGCCAGCGCGGTCGTCGGCAGCCGGCTCTCCGACGTGGCGGTGGTGCACCTGGTCGTCGCGGCGGCGGCCGGGGCGGCGCTGGCGGCGGCGACCGTCCCGCTCGTGGTGTACGCCCGCGGTGTGATCGTCCTGATGATCACCCTGGCGATCGGCGAGCTGGTGGTGACCGTCGTGGGGCGGTGGCGTTCGGTGACCGGCGGCACCGACGGGCTCGCCGGGGTTCCGCCGGTGCGTCCCCTGTGGGGGCTGCCGGTGCTGGCCACCGACCGGGCGCGCTACCTGTACGCCCTGGCGGTCGTCGCCGTACTGGTCGGCGCGGTGCTGCTGATCCTGCGCACCCGGGTCGGCCTGCTGCTGCGGGCCGGCCGCGACGACGAGGCGCGGCTGCGGGCCAGCGGCCACCGGGTGTCGGCCCACGTGGCGGCCGTGCACGTGGCCGCGGGGGCGGTCGCGGGCGCCGCGGGCTCGCTGCTGGTGGTCGCGCAACAATTCGTCTCGCCGGCCGACTTCGGCTTCGACACCTCCGCCCTCCTGCTGCTCGGGGTGGTGGTCGGCGGCGTCGCGTCCGTGGGTGGCGCCCTGGTCGGCACCGCGATCGTGATCGCCGCCCGGGACTGGCTGTTCGGCGTGCTCCCCGGGCACGCGCCCCTGGTGCTGGGGGTGGCGTTCGTCGCCACCGTCTACCTGCTGCCCGGCGACGGACGCCGGCCGGCGGGCGTGCGGGGCCGGCTGCTGCCGGGACTGCCGGCGGAGCCTCCTGGTGCGGAGCGGCCGGCGCCGACGGGGGCACGCGCATGA
- a CDS encoding branched-chain amino acid ABC transporter permease — MSAVAGGIRIDPYLVPALDGVAYGLLVFVAAAGLVLCFGVAGILNLAHGTLYAIGGYTAAALLDGGWPSLVLALAVGTVAATAAGALVAGLLTRVAARSHLTQALLTFGVALAGGSLLVGAFGPDDPPVRVPAAVDGSVVVAGHRYAAYRLVFIVVAAVLAGLLHVAVRRTRAGMLVRAAVDDAEMVAVLGVNPAWIRVGVLAVAGALAGAAGVLGAPIIGPGPDTADAVLLLSLVVVVLGGLGSMTGTLLAALAVGQIQTLGVALAPSAAPFLLFAAMAAVLAVRARSLATARRAT, encoded by the coding sequence GTGAGCGCCGTGGCGGGCGGCATCCGGATCGACCCGTACCTGGTCCCGGCCCTGGACGGGGTGGCCTACGGGCTGCTGGTCTTCGTCGCCGCGGCGGGACTGGTGCTCTGCTTCGGCGTCGCCGGCATCCTGAACCTGGCGCACGGCACCCTGTACGCGATCGGCGGGTACACCGCCGCCGCGCTGCTGGACGGCGGCTGGCCGAGCCTGGTGCTGGCGCTGGCCGTCGGGACCGTCGCCGCCACCGCGGCCGGCGCGCTGGTCGCCGGCCTGCTCACCCGGGTCGCCGCGCGCAGTCATCTCACCCAGGCGCTGCTGACCTTCGGGGTGGCGCTGGCCGGGGGCAGCCTGCTCGTGGGGGCGTTCGGGCCGGACGACCCGCCGGTGCGCGTGCCGGCGGCGGTGGACGGGTCGGTGGTCGTGGCCGGGCACCGTTACGCGGCGTACCGGCTGGTCTTCATCGTCGTCGCCGCCGTGCTCGCCGGCCTGCTCCACGTCGCGGTGCGCCGCACCCGGGCCGGGATGCTGGTCCGCGCGGCCGTCGACGACGCCGAGATGGTCGCCGTGCTCGGCGTGAACCCGGCGTGGATCCGCGTCGGCGTGCTCGCCGTCGCCGGGGCGCTGGCCGGCGCCGCGGGCGTGCTCGGCGCGCCGATCATCGGTCCCGGGCCGGACACCGCCGACGCGGTGCTGCTGCTGTCGCTGGTGGTCGTCGTCCTCGGCGGGCTCGGGTCGATGACCGGCACGCTGCTCGCGGCCCTGGCGGTCGGGCAGATCCAGACCCTCGGGGTGGCGCTCGCCCCGTCGGCCGCCCCGTTCCTGCTCTTCGCCGCCATGGCCGCCGTCCTCGCGGTGCGGGCACGGAGCCTGGCCACGGCCCGGAGGGCGACGTGA